Proteins from a genomic interval of Cucumis melo cultivar AY chromosome 7, USDA_Cmelo_AY_1.0, whole genome shotgun sequence:
- the LOC103493467 gene encoding receptor-like serine/threonine-protein kinase At1g78530: protein MDKGQAIAFYVTISCITFVMSKIFIALLLYKRWKRRHIIYEDGISGGKMIMFKSPATKSLKSDAFLKKTLKLNNKDIIGSGGHGIVYKLALSDSMTFAVKRLNRGSAERDQGFERELEAMGDIKHRNIVTLYGYYTAPHYNLLVYELMPNGSLYAYLHGRSNEKVLDWPSRYKIAVGAARGISYLHHDCIPHIIHRDIKSSNILLDENMDAQVSDFGLATLMEPDKTHVSTIVAGTFGYLAPEYFDTGRATVKGDVYSFGVVLLELLTGRKPTDEAFMEEGTKLVTWVKTVVQEKREEYVLDHSLGSCPVNEVNGVFSIALKCLEPEPAQRPTMAEVVKVLEQIRSNSNVTDS from the exons ATGGATAAAGGCCAGGCTATTGCATTCTACGTCACAATCAGTTGCATCACTTTTGTCATGTCAAAGATCTTCATAGCATTGCTCCTTTACAAGCGCTGGAAAAGAAGACACATAATATATGAAGATGGGATATCAG GTGGGAAGATGATCATGTTCAAGTCTCCAGCAACCAAGTCCTTAAAATCAGATGCATTCCTGAAGAAAACACTAAAACTAAACAACAAGGACATCATTGGCTCTGGAGGGCATGGGATTGTTTACAAACTTGCACTAAGTGATTCTATGACATTTGCTGTGAAAAGACTGAACAGAGGAAGTGCAGAAAGAGATCAAGGattcgagagagaattggaggCTATGGGCGATATAAAGCATCGGAATATTGTGACGCTTTATGGATACTACACTGCTCCTCACTATAATCTCCTTGTATATGAGCTAATGCCTAACGGAAGTTTGTATGCATATCTACATg GAAGATCAAATGAGAAGGTTTTGGATTGGCCATCACGGTATAAAATAGCGGTAGGTGCAGCAAGAGGAATATCGTACCTCCATCACGACTGCATCCCACACATCATACATAGAGATATCAAGTCGAGCAACATATTGTTGGATGAAAACATGGACGCCCAAGTGTCTGACTTTGGATTGGCGACGCTGATGGAACCTGACAAGACTCATGTATCAACAATTGTGGCAGGCACATTTGGCTACTTGGCTCCAG AATACTTCGATACGGGTAGAGCCACGGTGAAAGGAGATGTCTACAGCTTTGGTGTAGTACTTCTAGAGCTCTTGACAGGGAGAAAACCGACTGATGAGGCATTTATGGAAGAGGGAACTAAACTTGTGACGTGG GTGAAAACAGTTGTTcaggagaaaagggaagaataTGTACTTGACCATAGTTTGGGCAGTTGTCCGGTTAATGAGGTTAATGGCGTATTTAGCATTGCATTGAAGTGTCTTGAACCGGAGCCCGCTCAGCGACCAACAATGGCAGAGGTTGTTAAAGTGCTTGAGCAGATAAGGTCAAATAGCAATGTAACGGATTCTTGA